Proteins encoded within one genomic window of Microbacterium soli:
- a CDS encoding FAD-binding oxidoreductase produces MTSASPTLEVIRPGDDRYERVRHVYSATGSPAAVVQPRDARQVPEALAFARAQKAPIAIRSGGHGISSIATNDGGTVVDLSRLNRVEHLHGRRVRIGPGARWGEVARALHPLGLALSSGDSGDVGVGGLATSGGLGLLGRAHGLTIDHLVAAEIVTADGTQHRVSAQEDPELFWALRGAGANFGIVTAFEFDAVPTPDVAHASLTFLPPELSGFLEQWGLTLEAAPREVSAFLYIAGSAVHATIVYARADTTAASAALDPFAALPGLVGAQAQLVPYPEVPVATGAPHSGQQQLARTRTGLAVHLDRETSRRIADLVRSVDMVQIRSAGGAINDLPAEATAYAHRHQNFSVTAVAAGPARALLDAAWRPVHERMDGMYLSFESDHTPAGVVEAFPEPTLGRLRALKAHWDPDRVFTQNFDLSAPGIDPARTRASD; encoded by the coding sequence ATGACATCCGCGTCCCCCACGCTGGAGGTCATCCGTCCCGGCGACGACCGCTACGAGCGCGTGCGGCACGTGTACTCGGCGACCGGGTCCCCGGCCGCGGTCGTGCAGCCGCGGGATGCGCGCCAGGTGCCCGAAGCCCTCGCCTTCGCACGCGCGCAGAAGGCGCCGATCGCGATCCGCAGCGGCGGCCACGGCATCAGCAGCATCGCCACCAACGACGGTGGAACCGTGGTCGACCTGTCCCGGCTGAACCGCGTCGAGCACCTGCATGGCCGACGGGTGCGCATCGGCCCCGGTGCGCGCTGGGGCGAGGTCGCACGCGCTCTGCATCCGCTCGGTCTCGCCCTCAGCTCGGGCGACTCCGGCGACGTCGGAGTCGGCGGGCTGGCCACCAGCGGCGGGCTGGGCCTGCTCGGCCGGGCGCACGGACTCACCATCGACCACCTCGTCGCCGCCGAGATCGTCACGGCCGACGGGACGCAGCACCGCGTGTCCGCCCAGGAGGATCCCGAGCTGTTCTGGGCGCTCCGCGGCGCCGGCGCGAACTTCGGCATCGTCACCGCCTTCGAGTTCGACGCCGTACCGACCCCGGACGTCGCGCACGCGTCCCTGACGTTCCTGCCACCGGAGCTCTCCGGCTTCCTCGAACAGTGGGGGCTGACCCTCGAGGCCGCACCGCGAGAAGTCTCCGCATTCCTCTACATCGCCGGCAGCGCCGTGCACGCGACGATCGTGTACGCCCGCGCGGACACGACCGCGGCATCCGCCGCCCTGGATCCGTTCGCCGCCCTGCCCGGCCTGGTCGGCGCCCAGGCGCAGCTCGTCCCGTACCCCGAGGTCCCCGTGGCCACCGGAGCACCGCACAGCGGGCAGCAGCAGCTGGCCCGCACACGCACGGGCCTGGCAGTCCACCTGGACCGGGAGACCTCCCGGCGCATCGCCGACCTGGTGCGCAGCGTCGACATGGTGCAGATCCGCTCCGCCGGCGGGGCGATCAACGACCTCCCCGCCGAGGCGACGGCCTATGCTCACCGGCATCAGAACTTCTCCGTCACCGCCGTCGCCGCAGGCCCGGCCCGCGCCCTCCTCGACGCGGCGTGGCGTCCCGTCCATGAGCGCATGGACGGGATGTACCTGAGCTTCGAGAGCGACCACACCCCGGCGGGTGTCGTGGAGGCGTTCCCCGAGCCGACGCTCGGTCGACTGCGGGCGCTGAAGGCGCACTGGGACCCCGACCGCGTCTTCACCCAGAACTTCGACCTCTCCGCACCCGGCATTGATCCTGCGCGGACTCGCGCCTCGGACTGA
- a CDS encoding TetR family transcriptional regulator — MDDDRTARARLRDAAIEIIANGGSDSLTARGVAERAGLSAGLIRHHFGSMGDLLTACDEHIARTIKRLKTDGIRGSASFDALSVIRQSNHPHLLGYLAMRVSEDSPVLDRLIDLIVDDATVYLADGVEQGIFTPTAQPRRRAVMLTIFTLGALALHRHLERLLDVDLRAVDAHSDRRFIGYLRAQMDVLAGVVTPDAASRYRSLLDDLEEQS, encoded by the coding sequence ATGGATGACGACAGGACGGCCAGAGCAAGACTGCGCGACGCCGCCATCGAGATCATCGCGAACGGCGGCTCGGACAGCCTCACCGCCCGCGGTGTCGCCGAGCGCGCCGGCCTCTCCGCCGGATTGATCCGCCACCACTTCGGCTCGATGGGCGATCTGCTCACGGCGTGCGACGAACACATCGCCCGGACGATCAAGCGTCTCAAGACCGATGGCATCCGGGGGTCCGCATCCTTCGACGCCCTGAGCGTCATACGTCAGAGCAACCACCCGCATCTGCTGGGTTATCTCGCGATGCGCGTGTCGGAGGACAGCCCCGTCCTGGATCGTCTCATCGATCTCATCGTGGACGATGCGACAGTGTATCTCGCCGATGGCGTGGAACAGGGAATCTTCACCCCCACCGCGCAGCCGCGCCGGCGAGCTGTGATGCTGACGATCTTCACCCTCGGCGCACTCGCACTCCACCGGCATCTCGAACGTCTGCTGGACGTCGACCTGCGAGCGGTGGATGCGCACTCCGACCGACGCTTCATCGGCTACCTGCGCGCTCAGATGGATGTGCTCGCCGGCGTCGTCACGCCGGACGCCGCCTCCCGTTACCGTTCCCTTCTCGACGATCTTGAGGAGCAGTCATGA
- a CDS encoding ABC transporter ATP-binding protein: protein MNPVQTVGLTKRYGSFTALSDLDLEVQPGEVFGYLGPNGAGKSTTIRILMGELTPTKGSATVLGAAPRDVPHRRRLGYLPADLALWPAMTGKDTLRFLANLHGGVDEGFVAQLAERLDADLDKRVGELSTGNRQKVGLIAAFMHRPELIILDEPSTGLDPLVQHEFWGMMREVADDGRTVFLSSHSLAEVERVADRVGIIRSGALVAVENVSTLRRRQMRRIEIDFDGTLAREDLETLPGVHDVVVHADRVELGFDGEISELISVVTATVRLRDIHTREAELEDVFLTYYQGQS, encoded by the coding sequence ATGAACCCTGTCCAGACAGTCGGCCTCACCAAGCGGTACGGCTCGTTCACCGCGCTGTCCGATCTCGACCTCGAGGTCCAGCCGGGCGAGGTCTTCGGGTATCTCGGTCCCAACGGGGCCGGCAAGTCGACGACGATACGCATCCTCATGGGCGAACTGACGCCCACGAAAGGCTCCGCGACGGTTCTCGGCGCGGCTCCCCGCGATGTCCCGCACCGTCGCAGGCTCGGATACCTGCCGGCTGATCTCGCGCTCTGGCCTGCGATGACGGGGAAGGACACCCTCCGATTCCTCGCGAATCTCCACGGCGGCGTGGACGAGGGATTCGTCGCGCAGCTCGCCGAGCGCCTCGACGCCGACCTCGACAAACGCGTCGGAGAACTGTCGACGGGCAACCGCCAGAAGGTCGGCCTGATCGCCGCATTCATGCATCGTCCCGAGCTGATCATCCTCGACGAGCCCAGCACCGGTCTGGACCCGCTCGTCCAGCACGAGTTCTGGGGGATGATGCGCGAAGTCGCCGATGACGGGCGCACCGTGTTCCTCTCCAGCCACTCGCTCGCCGAGGTCGAGCGAGTGGCGGATCGAGTCGGCATCATACGCTCGGGCGCTCTCGTGGCGGTCGAGAACGTGTCCACGTTGCGACGCCGGCAGATGCGCCGCATCGAGATCGACTTCGACGGGACGCTCGCCAGGGAGGACCTCGAGACCCTTCCCGGCGTCCATGATGTCGTCGTGCACGCCGATCGCGTCGAACTGGGCTTCGACGGCGAGATCTCCGAGCTGATCTCCGTGGTCACGGCAACGGTGCGCCTCCGTGACATCCACACGCGGGAAGCCGAGCTCGAGGACGTCTTCCTCACCTACTATCAGGGGCAGTCATGA
- a CDS encoding ABC transporter permease subunit, with protein sequence MSLALLRRGLATGWKSLLITAAAVAAMLALGLAVYENIDLRVYANLPEAVRALIGIPVGADAAVLAYSEMLASVGALAFVGVAIAIGAQAVAGEEQSRTLHLILAAPVSRARYIASRASAMALLIVAAGALLWAVAAAAPVLAGVEVGETHLAALMVHLTAVAFLHASLALAIGAASGRRGAAAGIASAVMVLGWLGSSLLPLWRADAADGIPWYWFNGSAPLVNGIDAGHLLLLLGGAVVLIGLGMLGFRARELRAAQPATGLLSRLRVLPLIGTLLAPTGRGTTPLRLRIAAQRTLLSFIALIMLVLGLVLPPIYGPLSAAIGPLAESFPPAVAALFGGGDLHSAAGFLHLELFGMLAPAAVIVVAIVTASAGITGEEQSRRMSLLLAQPVSRSRVYGTATAAMVLDVLIVGVALLLGSWVGITISGSPLPVRHLIAVCVLLILLGWFFGGLTLLCSGLTGSATIATWIPAVIAVGAFFGCTLLLAAGHEAWAWWSPFRAYLAGPPLMAGFDGWWQIIWLLTGAALFTATGMPCFRNRDLRITA encoded by the coding sequence ATGAGCCTCGCGCTGCTCCGCCGCGGTCTCGCGACGGGCTGGAAGAGCCTCCTGATCACCGCCGCGGCCGTCGCGGCCATGCTCGCGCTCGGCCTCGCCGTCTACGAGAACATCGATCTGCGCGTGTATGCGAACCTCCCCGAGGCCGTTCGCGCACTCATCGGCATCCCCGTGGGCGCCGATGCCGCGGTCCTCGCCTACAGCGAGATGCTGGCATCGGTCGGTGCGCTCGCCTTCGTCGGGGTCGCGATCGCGATCGGTGCGCAGGCCGTCGCAGGAGAGGAGCAGAGTCGAACGCTGCACCTCATCCTCGCCGCGCCGGTGTCTCGCGCGCGCTACATCGCGAGCCGTGCGTCCGCGATGGCCCTTCTGATCGTCGCAGCCGGCGCGCTGCTGTGGGCGGTGGCCGCAGCAGCGCCCGTCCTCGCCGGCGTCGAGGTCGGTGAGACGCACCTCGCTGCGCTCATGGTGCACCTCACCGCCGTGGCCTTCCTGCACGCTTCATTGGCGCTCGCCATCGGTGCCGCCTCCGGGCGGCGAGGGGCGGCGGCGGGGATCGCCTCCGCCGTCATGGTGCTCGGATGGCTCGGGTCCAGCCTGCTGCCACTGTGGCGAGCTGACGCGGCCGATGGGATCCCCTGGTACTGGTTCAACGGCTCCGCACCCCTCGTCAACGGCATCGACGCCGGTCATCTCCTGCTCCTGCTCGGCGGCGCAGTGGTGCTGATCGGGCTCGGGATGCTCGGATTCCGCGCTCGGGAACTTCGAGCCGCTCAGCCGGCGACCGGTCTTCTGAGCAGGCTGCGCGTCCTGCCGCTCATCGGGACACTGCTCGCCCCGACCGGTCGTGGCACCACTCCCCTGCGGCTGCGCATCGCGGCGCAGCGGACGCTCCTGTCCTTCATCGCGCTGATCATGCTGGTGCTCGGCCTCGTCCTGCCACCGATCTACGGCCCACTGAGCGCGGCGATCGGCCCCCTCGCGGAGTCCTTCCCACCCGCCGTCGCCGCACTGTTCGGGGGCGGAGACCTCCACTCCGCCGCCGGCTTCCTGCACCTGGAACTGTTCGGCATGCTCGCTCCTGCGGCGGTGATCGTCGTCGCGATCGTCACCGCATCGGCCGGTATCACGGGCGAGGAGCAGAGTCGGCGGATGTCGTTGCTGCTGGCCCAGCCCGTCTCCCGCTCGCGCGTCTACGGGACCGCCACGGCCGCTATGGTCCTCGACGTTCTGATCGTCGGGGTCGCACTGCTCCTCGGAAGCTGGGTGGGGATCACGATCTCAGGATCCCCCCTGCCCGTCCGCCACCTCATCGCCGTCTGCGTGCTCCTCATCCTGCTGGGCTGGTTCTTCGGTGGTCTGACGCTGCTGTGCTCCGGATTGACGGGCAGCGCGACGATCGCAACGTGGATCCCCGCCGTCATCGCGGTCGGCGCGTTCTTCGGCTGCACTCTGCTCCTGGCCGCGGGACACGAGGCGTGGGCATGGTGGTCCCCCTTCCGCGCCTACCTGGCCGGTCCGCCACTGATGGCGGGGTTCGACGGCTGGTGGCAGATCATCTGGCTCCTGACGGGAGCTGCGCTGTTCACCGCCACGGGGATGCCCTGCTTCCGCAACCGGGACCTGCGCATCACGGCGTGA
- a CDS encoding ArsR/SmtB family transcription factor has product MPAPDAERTLRALVEPHRRALLDALRAEDGRSVGELESAVPELGRHAVLKHLRILEDAGLVSTRKVGRRRLVHLDPTPLVDLARRWLDDYSAFAGLALTRLRDHLESGRRIEGVRMSETKTLVATIVIEATPERVWSALTDPEQSRRWFFGGLVRSDWGVGDAIQWRSADGAVLIAGEITAIERGALLAHTFRALWSKETAADPASHYEWRLEALGEAMTRVTVTHTGVTAGSATHLQADGGTSLVISALKTFIETGRTMPGMG; this is encoded by the coding sequence ATGCCCGCCCCGGATGCCGAACGGACGCTGCGTGCTCTCGTCGAGCCGCACCGCCGGGCGCTCCTGGACGCGCTGCGCGCCGAGGACGGCCGCAGCGTCGGGGAGCTGGAGTCCGCCGTCCCCGAGCTGGGCAGACATGCCGTGCTCAAGCACCTCCGCATCCTCGAAGACGCCGGGCTCGTCTCCACGAGGAAGGTCGGCCGTCGGCGGCTGGTCCACCTCGACCCCACGCCGCTCGTCGATCTGGCCAGGCGCTGGCTCGACGACTACTCCGCCTTCGCCGGGCTCGCGCTCACCCGGCTCCGCGATCACCTCGAATCAGGGCGCCGCATCGAAGGAGTACGCATGTCCGAGACGAAGACGCTCGTCGCGACGATCGTGATCGAGGCCACCCCGGAGCGCGTGTGGAGCGCGCTGACCGACCCCGAGCAGAGTCGACGGTGGTTCTTCGGAGGGCTCGTCCGCAGCGACTGGGGCGTCGGCGACGCCATTCAATGGCGAAGCGCCGACGGTGCGGTCCTCATCGCGGGGGAGATCACCGCCATCGAGCGCGGTGCCCTGCTCGCGCACACCTTCCGGGCCCTGTGGTCGAAGGAGACGGCGGCGGACCCCGCATCCCACTACGAATGGCGCCTCGAAGCGCTCGGCGAGGCGATGACCCGCGTGACGGTCACCCACACCGGCGTGACGGCCGGGTCCGCGACGCACCTGCAGGCCGACGGCGGCACCTCGCTGGTCATCTCCGCGCTCAAGACCTTCATCGAGACCGGGCGCACCATGCCCGGCATGGGGTGA
- a CDS encoding LacI family DNA-binding transcriptional regulator: MTRAGGRPPSMVDVAKRAGVAHVTVSRVLNDPDSVRPATRERVEQAIAELGYQRNDMARALKRGRSGMLGVIIAGAELFELPRVLLGVEEAAHAAGYWVSMASWQSGGLEQLNATIDRLVGQAAEGIAVIADRSVAARALERVGARIPLSVVMSGDVPNPAIGSVELDQELGARLATRHLLELGHAQVVHISGRLGTFDAQARVRGWTAEMQASGTALPRMLEGDFTARSGYRAGMALASEPQPPTAVFAGNDQMVIGLLAAFAEQELRVPQDVSVVGFDDMAGADYFVPALTTVRQDFRQLGRRSIEVLLELIGGAEARHHLIAPSLVVRRSTAAPLR, encoded by the coding sequence ATGACGCGTGCGGGAGGACGACCGCCCAGCATGGTGGACGTGGCGAAGCGGGCCGGCGTCGCTCACGTCACCGTGAGCCGGGTCCTGAACGACCCGGATTCCGTGCGCCCCGCGACACGGGAGCGCGTGGAGCAGGCCATCGCCGAGCTCGGGTACCAGCGCAACGACATGGCACGGGCCCTCAAGAGGGGGCGCTCGGGAATGCTCGGCGTCATCATCGCGGGCGCCGAGCTCTTCGAGCTGCCCCGCGTGCTGCTGGGCGTCGAGGAGGCCGCGCATGCCGCGGGCTACTGGGTGTCGATGGCCAGCTGGCAGAGCGGCGGGCTCGAGCAGTTGAACGCCACGATCGACCGACTCGTGGGACAGGCCGCCGAGGGCATCGCCGTGATCGCGGATCGTTCGGTGGCCGCCCGTGCCCTCGAGCGCGTGGGGGCTCGCATCCCCCTCAGCGTCGTGATGTCCGGCGACGTCCCGAACCCCGCCATCGGTTCCGTCGAGCTGGATCAGGAACTGGGCGCGCGACTGGCGACCCGGCATCTGCTGGAGCTCGGGCATGCGCAGGTCGTGCACATCAGCGGGAGACTGGGAACGTTCGATGCGCAGGCCCGCGTGCGGGGCTGGACGGCTGAGATGCAGGCGTCCGGAACAGCGCTGCCCAGGATGCTGGAGGGCGACTTCACGGCCCGCAGCGGATACCGGGCGGGGATGGCGCTGGCATCCGAGCCGCAGCCGCCCACCGCGGTCTTCGCGGGCAACGACCAGATGGTCATCGGCCTGCTCGCGGCCTTCGCGGAGCAGGAACTGCGCGTGCCGCAGGACGTGTCCGTCGTGGGGTTCGACGACATGGCCGGCGCCGACTACTTCGTCCCCGCGCTCACCACCGTCCGGCAGGACTTCCGCCAGCTGGGCCGACGCTCGATCGAGGTGCTGCTCGAGCTCATCGGCGGCGCCGAGGCGCGGCACCACCTCATCGCCCCCTCCCTCGTCGTCCGGCGCAGCACGGCCGCCCCGCTCAGATGA
- a CDS encoding glycoside hydrolase family 43 protein, translating into MPNPEPFLPGFHPDPSICRVGDTFYVVTSTFAYHPGLPIHRSRDLREWELIGHVLEGDAWPDMSDLDLSDGAWAPTIREHDGVFYVVFALARGRRGSVTYVCTTTDPGGSWSIAPIPDADGIDPSLFFDEDGRAWFTAARDATAPGATGPAEIWMREFDIDGLRLAGPTHILWHGALTGQWLEAPHIYRRATGYYLIGAEGGTERNHAVTGARASSITGPYRTDPRSPLLTHRHLRPDAPLQNVGHADLVTDADGAAWAVVLGVRPTDGHHTLGRESFLVPVEWTTDGPVFAHGSGVLTASHPAVVGPHADDWLSIRGPVDAVVDGAHVEIAPDPRGFADAGTPAFLGRRQDGHVFAFGVTVDPTAAPDVDTGIVAFQNPEHHVAVRLTGSASARMLEIAQRSAGVERVLAAEPVGGDGREPLRLVIEGDEAGYRFGRMREGRFIELAQVPASALSTETAGGFVGVVLGLFARGAEGRAPVHFDDVEYRRTAARVAPVI; encoded by the coding sequence ATGCCCAATCCCGAGCCCTTTCTTCCCGGCTTCCACCCGGACCCGTCGATCTGCCGTGTCGGCGACACGTTCTACGTCGTCACCTCGACGTTCGCGTACCATCCGGGACTGCCGATCCATCGCAGTCGCGACCTGCGCGAGTGGGAGCTCATCGGCCATGTGCTGGAGGGCGATGCCTGGCCGGACATGAGTGACCTCGACCTCTCCGACGGCGCCTGGGCGCCGACCATCCGCGAGCACGACGGCGTCTTCTACGTCGTCTTCGCGCTCGCCCGCGGCCGCCGCGGATCCGTCACCTACGTCTGCACGACCACCGATCCGGGCGGCTCGTGGAGCATCGCGCCGATCCCGGATGCCGACGGCATCGACCCGTCGCTGTTCTTCGACGAGGACGGACGGGCCTGGTTCACCGCCGCGCGGGACGCCACCGCCCCGGGCGCCACCGGTCCTGCGGAGATCTGGATGCGCGAGTTCGACATCGACGGCCTTCGGCTCGCAGGCCCCACGCACATCCTCTGGCACGGCGCACTGACCGGTCAGTGGCTCGAGGCACCGCACATCTACCGCCGGGCGACCGGCTACTACCTCATCGGCGCCGAAGGGGGGACGGAGCGCAACCACGCCGTGACCGGGGCGCGAGCGTCGTCGATCACAGGCCCGTACCGGACCGATCCGCGCAGCCCGCTGCTCACGCATCGCCATCTGCGGCCGGATGCGCCGCTGCAGAACGTCGGCCACGCCGACCTCGTGACCGATGCGGACGGCGCCGCGTGGGCGGTCGTGCTGGGCGTGCGCCCCACGGACGGCCACCACACCCTCGGCAGGGAGAGCTTCCTCGTCCCCGTCGAGTGGACGACGGACGGCCCCGTCTTCGCCCACGGCTCGGGAGTGCTCACGGCCTCGCATCCCGCCGTCGTCGGCCCGCACGCCGACGACTGGCTCAGCATCCGCGGTCCGGTCGACGCCGTCGTCGACGGCGCGCACGTCGAGATCGCCCCCGATCCGCGGGGATTCGCGGATGCCGGGACGCCGGCGTTCCTGGGGCGGCGTCAGGACGGGCACGTCTTCGCCTTCGGTGTGACCGTCGATCCCACCGCCGCCCCCGACGTCGACACCGGGATCGTCGCCTTCCAGAACCCCGAGCACCACGTGGCCGTGCGGCTGACGGGGAGCGCATCAGCGCGGATGCTGGAGATCGCGCAGCGCAGTGCCGGGGTCGAGCGGGTGCTGGCCGCCGAGCCCGTGGGCGGCGACGGCCGTGAGCCGCTGCGTCTGGTGATCGAGGGCGATGAGGCCGGCTACCGGTTCGGGCGCATGCGGGAGGGCCGGTTCATCGAGCTGGCGCAGGTGCCGGCATCCGCCCTGAGCACCGAGACGGCCGGAGGATTCGTCGGCGTGGTGCTCGGGCTCTTCGCCCGGGGAGCAGAGGGTCGCGCCCCCGTGCACTTCGACGACGTGGAGTACCGCCGCACCGCCGCGCGGGTGGCACCGGTCATCTGA
- a CDS encoding ABC transporter substrate-binding protein, translating to MNRHSAGSARARRVRGAALACVAVGAVALAGCASGTSDADAGGDVTLEFWTWSLKSADPAAQAIIQKYEDENPGVTVKLSEVGGTAETSSKILAADRAGDTPDVIQVEYRAIPSLVSAGVIRDITDDVADARDGVAENIWALSSLNGQVFGVPQDIGPMMMTYRADLFEKYGVEPPETWADYAEAAEKIHEQDPSVYLASFSATEFEFFAAQAAQAGARWWDTDGESWTVGIDDATSLETADYWQDLVDRDLLSVEPLLTPEWNAKVNEGKILSWTAAAWAPSVIYSVAPDTAGSWESIPLPQWTPGDASVPFLGGSAYLIPEKSAHAEEAAKFAAWLGASDEGSKLLLTLDLYPGGTAGRDATLSNKPPALMPQQTDFWTVADEIVENTTIPIIWGPNVNVATSALGDALNEAALNGDSFRDVFTTTNKTVRDDLAKAGYTVE from the coding sequence ATGAACAGACACAGTGCAGGATCAGCGCGTGCTCGGCGCGTTCGCGGCGCCGCACTCGCGTGCGTCGCCGTGGGCGCCGTCGCCCTCGCCGGGTGTGCGAGTGGGACGAGCGATGCGGATGCCGGTGGTGATGTCACACTCGAGTTCTGGACCTGGTCGCTCAAGAGCGCCGACCCGGCCGCTCAGGCGATCATCCAGAAGTACGAGGACGAGAACCCCGGCGTCACCGTCAAGCTCTCCGAGGTCGGAGGCACTGCGGAGACCTCGTCCAAGATCCTCGCAGCGGATCGCGCCGGTGACACTCCCGACGTCATCCAGGTCGAGTACCGCGCCATCCCCTCGCTCGTCTCGGCCGGAGTGATCCGGGACATCACCGACGACGTCGCCGACGCGCGCGACGGCGTGGCGGAGAACATCTGGGCGCTCAGCAGCCTGAACGGACAGGTGTTCGGCGTGCCGCAGGACATCGGCCCGATGATGATGACGTATCGGGCGGATCTGTTCGAGAAGTACGGCGTCGAGCCACCGGAGACCTGGGCGGACTACGCCGAGGCCGCGGAGAAGATCCACGAGCAGGACCCGTCGGTGTACCTGGCGAGCTTCTCCGCGACGGAGTTCGAGTTCTTCGCCGCGCAGGCCGCACAGGCCGGCGCCCGGTGGTGGGACACGGACGGCGAGAGCTGGACGGTCGGCATCGACGATGCGACGTCGCTGGAGACGGCGGACTACTGGCAGGACCTCGTCGACCGCGACCTGCTCTCGGTCGAGCCACTGCTCACGCCCGAGTGGAACGCGAAGGTGAACGAGGGCAAGATCCTCAGCTGGACCGCCGCGGCCTGGGCGCCCAGCGTCATCTACTCCGTCGCGCCCGACACGGCGGGCTCCTGGGAGTCCATCCCCCTCCCGCAGTGGACCCCCGGCGACGCGTCCGTCCCGTTCCTCGGAGGGTCGGCGTACCTCATCCCCGAGAAGTCCGCGCATGCGGAGGAGGCCGCGAAGTTCGCCGCCTGGCTCGGGGCGTCCGACGAGGGCTCGAAGCTCCTGCTGACCCTCGACCTGTACCCCGGCGGGACCGCGGGCCGCGACGCGACGCTGTCCAACAAGCCGCCCGCGCTCATGCCGCAGCAGACCGACTTCTGGACGGTGGCCGATGAGATCGTGGAGAACACGACCATCCCGATCATCTGGGGGCCCAACGTGAACGTGGCCACGAGCGCTCTGGGAGACGCCCTCAACGAGGCCGCTCTGAACGGCGACTCCTTCCGAGACGTCTTCACGACGACGAACAAGACGGTCCGGGACGACCTGGCCAAGGCCGGCTACACCGTCGAATGA
- a CDS encoding sugar ABC transporter permease translates to MSSHAVPVRRRRIRGRAATPWLFAGPAVILFVLFLLVPIGYAIFLSFRGSRLEGGGAYGRRVEGFIGLDNYAEALTDAEFLSGFGRVLIYGSISIPLVLGMALLFALLLDTPRARATRFSRTTIFLPYAVPGVIASLLWGFLYLPSTSPISYIARELGGSALPFFDYPTLYFSLANIALWSGVGFNMIIIYTSLRSIPAEIYEAARLDGASERTIALRIKIPLVTPAIVLTGLFSVIGTLQFYSEPQTLRPLANTISSTWVPLMWIYQEAFANDNLGGAAAASVFLAVGTLLLSLLILRFFQRRTFGDAE, encoded by the coding sequence ATGAGTTCACACGCCGTGCCGGTGCGACGCCGGCGCATCCGCGGCCGCGCGGCGACGCCCTGGCTGTTCGCCGGCCCCGCGGTCATCCTGTTCGTCCTGTTCCTGCTGGTGCCGATCGGTTATGCGATCTTCCTCAGCTTCCGAGGGTCACGGCTGGAGGGCGGCGGCGCCTACGGGCGGCGCGTGGAGGGATTCATCGGTCTCGACAACTACGCCGAGGCGCTGACCGACGCCGAGTTCCTCTCCGGGTTCGGCCGCGTCCTCATCTACGGCTCCATCTCCATCCCCCTCGTGCTCGGCATGGCACTGCTGTTCGCGCTGCTGCTGGACACGCCGCGCGCACGCGCCACGCGCTTCTCGCGCACCACGATCTTCCTCCCCTACGCCGTCCCCGGTGTGATCGCCAGCCTGCTGTGGGGGTTCCTCTACCTGCCCAGCACGAGTCCCATCAGCTACATCGCCCGCGAGCTCGGCGGGTCGGCCCTCCCGTTCTTCGACTACCCCACCCTGTACTTCTCCCTGGCGAACATCGCGCTGTGGTCCGGCGTCGGGTTCAACATGATCATCATCTACACGTCGCTGCGGTCGATCCCCGCGGAGATCTACGAGGCCGCACGACTGGACGGCGCGAGCGAGCGGACCATCGCCCTGCGCATCAAGATCCCCCTCGTGACCCCCGCCATCGTGCTGACCGGACTGTTCTCGGTGATCGGCACCCTGCAGTTCTACAGCGAGCCGCAGACGCTGCGGCCGCTGGCCAACACGATCTCCAGTACCTGGGTCCCTCTGATGTGGATCTACCAGGAGGCGTTCGCCAACGACAACCTCGGCGGCGCGGCCGCGGCATCCGTCTTCCTCGCCGTCGGGACCCTCCTGCTGTCCCTGCTCATCCTGCGCTTCTTCCAGCGCCGCACGTTCGGAGATGCGGAATGA